The window CCGGTGGTGACCGGGAGCCAGGCGCGGGTGCGCCATTTCTGCGGCGGCTGCCCGATCAGGTGGTAGCGCTGTGCGTCCTGTGCCGGGTCCTCCAGCCACACGGCTTCGCCGCGGCGGATCGTGTCCAGGGCGGCGATGCCGCCGACGGGCGGCACGGACCGCCACTGGGCGGCGACCGCGGCCCCGGTGCCGGCGTGCCCGGCGAGTTCCAGGGCGTCGTGCACGGTGAGGGAGAAGAGGAGGACGGCGTCGGCCCGGACCGGGGAACCGGCCAGGTGGTCCAGCAGCCGTTCCGCGACGTCCTGCGGGCAGGTGGCACCGGTGAGTGCCTTGCTGAGGTTGCCGAGGAGCGCGGTGCGGGAGGGCGGGCGCGGCTCCGTGCCGGATTCCAGCGCCTGCCCGGCCGCCTGCCCGGCGGCGGCGGGGGCCGGGCCGTGACGCGTCGGTCGGGACGGCCCCGGGGAACCCTGGTCCGGGACGTCGGGAACGTCCGTGACGCCCTGGACGGGGAGGAAGGGCGGGTGGGGCGCCTGCGGGATGTCACCGAGGGCGATCCAGCACTCCTCGGTCAGCGTGCGGCCGCCGGCTCGCGCCCGCCGGGTCAGTTCCTCGTGTGCTTCTGCAGCCGAGCACCCCGACCGTGCCATCAGAAAGCCTTTGGCGCGCTCCAGCACGGCCGCGGTGGACGCCTGGTGGCGCAGGCGCTCGTTCTCGGCGCGTAACGCGGCCACGACCTTGGCCGGCGCGACGACGTCGGGTGCGACGCCGGACTCCTCGTCCTTGACAGGTTCGCTCGTCACGTCACCGAGGATGTCACAGGGAGCAGCCGCGGGATCCGTGTGCGCAGGCGCCGGTAGCCGGCCGGGCGGGTGCCTGAGGGGAGGTAGGACGGGCCGCGCTCACGCGGCCGTACGGCACCGGCGCCGGTAGTAGCCGTACGTCAGGGCGAGGATCAGCGGTCCCCACAGCGCCATCAGGCCGCTGACCACGGCGGCCAGTAGCCGCCACCACCCGCTGGTGTACGGGACATCGGAGAAGCCCGTGAGGTGGAACGTGCAGAGCACCCACTGGACCAGCAGTGCGGTGAAGAGCGCCCCCATGAGAGCGGCGGGCACGATCACCGCGAACGGGGGTATGCGCCTGCCGCGCAGCACCGGCACCCAGCGCGGCACCACCTCGCCCCACGGCCGCACCAGGCCGCGGCACAGCAGCGCGAACGCCTCGGACAGCAGGCTGAGCGTGACGACGTAGGACACGTTGGCCCACCGGGTCCACGACATCGGGGCCGCGTCCGCGCCCATCGGGAAGTCGAAGCCGATGGGCAGCCGCCACAGGCACACCGGCAGGGCGAGGAGGGGGAGGAGCCGGGCGATGCGTTCCGCCCAGAGCGGCACGGGGTGCTCGGTCCCGCCGGACGCCGTGGCGCCCGCCGGGCCCGGCTGCGCACTGGCTGAACTTGCCTTGTATGTGGGGGCTGTGGGGGCTGTGGGGCCGGTCGGGCTCGTCGTAGTCGTCGCTCTGATCGCCATGCGTCCACTCTGGTCGGCCGTGGGCGAGCGGGAATCACGCGCGAGCAGGAACCGGCTCCCCCGTGTGGCGGAGGCGCGCCCCACTCCGAAGTCCAGGCCGTGATCCTGTTACGACACCTGAGGCCCGCAGTAATTACTGCGGGCCTCAGAGGTGTCACGGCTCGGGGAGCCGGTAGGTCCTACTGGTGCTCGGCGAGGAAGCGGACGCGGTCCTCGGGCGTGCCGTTGAGGGCCTTCTTCGCCGCGGCCTTGAACTCCGGGGAGGGGTTCTTGGAGACCAGCTGGACGATGGCGACCTGGTTGTCCGAGTCGCGGGCGACGAACTGACCGGACTCCAGGAAGCGGACGCGGTCCTCAGGGGTGCCCTTGAGGGCGGCCCTGGCGCCTTCCTTCATCGCCGCGCCGGGGTACTTCGAGACGAGCTGGACGATGGCGACCTGGTTGTCCGAGTCGCTGGTGTTGCCCTGGGTTGCCGAGGCCGGCGCCGTAACGGGAGCCTGCACCGCACCGGCGGCGAGCGCCGGGGTGGAGAGCAGGACGGCCGGCGCGATGGCGGCGGCGACGACGAGGAGCGACACGCGGGTCAACTTCATGTACAAAACTCACTTTTCCTGAAGACGATCTTGAAATCTTCCCTGAGGGTAAGTGGATCTTGTGGCGATGGCCACCAAATATCCGCCGGCCCCCGGCCCCCGGTCGCCGCGGGCGCAACCTTGTCAACCCGTAGCGTTCCCGATGCCCTCACCGGGCAGCCGTGGCTAGCGTCCACCCCGCCGGTGCGCGAGCCGTCGCTCGGACGACCCGCGACCGTACCTCACCCGTCCGTTCCGACATGACCCCGAGGGGGAAGGACGCCACGTGCTAGACGGTCTTTCCAGACGTGCGCTGCGCCTCGTTCTCGCGGCGGCAGTCACCGTATTGCCGTCGTTGGTGACGACGTCCCCGGCCGCCGCGCGAGCCCAGGCAGCCGGATTCGCCGCCTCCTGCCCGACGGTCGGCTTCATCTCCGATCCCTACGGCGGCGCTCGCGATCACGACGGCATCGACATCGCCAGCAACTACGGCACTCCGATCCATGCCGTGGGCGACGGCGAGGTCATCAACTCGGGTCCCGCCGACGGCTACGGACAGTGGATCCGCATCCTGCACCCCGACGGAACGGTGACCGAGTACGGGCACATGTACCGTCGCGACGTCGCCGTGGGCGACCGGGTGACGGCCGGTCAGCGCATCGCGCTCATGGGCGCCGAAGGCCAGGCCGACGGTCCCCACCTCCACCTGCGGGTGCGACGCGACACCAGCATGAATCATGGCATCGACCCCGTTCCCTACCTCGCAGAACGCGGCGTGACCATACCGTGCACGCCGGGCCAACGCCCCGGGCCCCCGCCGCTGGTGTATCCGGTGGAGTCGGGCCGGGTGGTGTCGGCGCGGTCGGCCGACGGCCGGCTGGAGATCTTCGCGGCCGGAGCCGACGGGGTGCACCACGCCTGGCAGACCCAGGTCAACGGCGGCTGGTCGGAGTGGGAGCGGCTGGGCGGACCCGGTAACGCGCAGCTCGCGGTCGCTCCCAATGCCGATGGGCGGCTGGAGGCGTTCGCGGCCAACGGCGACACCGTCCAGCACCGATACCAGCTGACGCCGTCCGGCGCCTGGTCGGACTGGGAGAACTTCGGAACCGGTGGAACCACCGTCGCTGCCGGAGTCAACGCCGACGGCCGTATCGAGGTGTTCGCCTCCGGTCCGGTGGGCGTCTTCCACCGGTATCAGACCGCGCCCAACAGCGGTTGGTCGGAGTGGGAGCCCACGGGCGGTGGCCCCGCCGGCAGCCGGGTGAAGATGGAGAAGGCCCCCGACGGCCGGCTCGAGGTGTTCGCCCTCAACGGGAACGTCTTCCAGCACCAGTACCAGACCGCCGTCAACGGCGGCTGGTCGCCGTGGGAGGACTTCGGCGGTGGCGGTCACGACGTGACCGTCGACCACAATGCCGACGGTCGTCTCGAGGTGTTCGCTTCGGGGCCCGTGGGGGTGTTCCACAGGTACCAGACGAGCCCCACCAGTTGGTCGGAGTGGGAGCCCACGCGAGGCCCTGCGAATTCCCGGCTCACGAGCGACCGCACCGCCGACGGGCGTGTCGAGGTCTTCGCCATCAACGGTGAGACCGCCGCGCACATCTGGCAGAAGGACGCGAACGCTCCCTACAGCGACTGGGACGACTTCGGCACCGGCGGAACCGAGATCACCGCCGCCACCAATGCCGACGGCCGCATCGAGGTCTTCGGCACCAGCCAGGCGGGGGTCCACCACAAGTGGCAGACCGGGTTCAGCACCTGGTCGCAATGGACCTGGGTGAACAGCACCTCCGGTCCCCCCGTGAAATGACCGGCCACCTGAAGGGGCAGCAGTTGATATCGATCCTGGGCTCCCGGCGAGCGAGAACGGCCTCGCCGGCCGGAGGCGCCTGCCGCCGTATCGTCGTGTCGGTCCTGGCTCCGCTGCTCGCCGCGGCGGGCCTGGTCGCCGGCGCCTCACCGGCACGAGCGGACGCGAGCGACCTGTGCGCCCAAGTCGGCTACAACGCGGGCTGGCGCGGCGAGGCCCTGGAACTCGCCGTCGCGGTCGCACTGGCCGAGTCGAGCTGCAACCCGTCCGCGTCCAACACGACGGGCAACACCCCCGCGTCGACCGACCGCGGGCTGTGGCAGATCAACAACTACTGGCATGCGGAGGTCGACGACGCCTGCGCCTACGACGCCCAGTGCAACGCGAACGCGGCCTACCGCATCTCCAACGAGGGGAAGAACTGGCAGCCGTGGTCCACGTACGTCATGGGCCATCACCTGCGGCACATGGACGAGGCACGCGCCGCGGTGGCGCGTCTCGGGCATCCGGGCCCCGGCCCCGCGCCGTTGGTGTACCCCCAGGAGTCCGGCCGGGTGGTGTCGGCCCGGTCGGCCGACGGCCGGCTGGAGGTGTTCGCGGCCGGGGCCGACGGGGTGCACCACGCCTGGCAGTCCCAGGTCAACGGCGGCTGGTCGGAGTGGGAGCGGCTGGGCGGCCCCGGCAATGCGCAGCTCGCGATCGCGCCGAATGCCGACGGGCGTCTGGAGGCGTTCGCGATCAATGGCGACGTTGCCCAGCACCGCTATCAGCTCTCCCCGTCCGGCGCCTGGTCGGACTGGGAGGCGTTCGGTACCGGCGGGAACAGCGTGGCCGCCGGGGTCAACGCCGATGGCCGTATCGAGGTGTTCGCTTCGGGGCCGAAGGGAGTGTTCCACCGGTATCAGGCTGCTCCGAACAGCGGCTGGTCGACCTGGGAGCCTTCCGGCGGTGGTCCTGCCGACAGCCGGGTGAAGATGGAGAAGGCTGTCGACGGCCGCCTTGAGGTGTTCGCGCTCAATGGGAGCACGTTCCAGCATCAGTACCAGACGGCTGTCAATGGTGGCTGGTCACAGTGGGAGGACTTCGGTGGCGGCGGTCATGACGTGACCGTCGACCACAACGCGGACGGCCGCCTGGAGGTGTTCGCCTCCGGTCCGGTAGGGGTGTTCCACAGGTACCAGACGGGACCGACCAGTTGGTCGGGCTGGGAGCCGACGCACGGCCCTGCGAATTCCCAGCTCACCAGCGACCGCAGTCCCGACGGGCGTGTGGAGGTCTTCGCCATCAACGGTGAGACCGCCGCACACATCTGGCAGAAGGGCGCGAACGCTCCTTATGCCGACTGGGACAACTTCGGAACCGGCGGCACCGGGATCAGCGCCACGGCGAATGCCGACGGTCGCATCGAGGTCTTCGGGACGAGCCAGGCCGGGGTCCACCACAGGTGGCAGACCGGCTTCAGCACCTGGTCCGAATGGGCCTGGCTCAACAGCACCGCCGGCCCGCCCGTCAAATGACCCGACACCCGCGGCCGGCCGGGGCGACGAGGCCCGGCCGGCCGCGGCACCCCTGCGGGAGGACCCATGCATCCGATCAGCAGACGCCGTCTGCTCCAGGGCTGCGCCGCGGCGGGCGCACTCGCGCTGCCGGGAGCCGTGGGCGGCGCGGTCGCCACCGCTGCGCCGCCCCCGCCCCACCCGTGGCTCGGCGTGGGGCCCTTCACGCACGTCCACGATCCGTCCACCCCCGGTGGGCGGCGCTACCTGAACGACCACACGCTGATCAAGGCGGCCGGCCGGTGGCACCTGTTCGGCATCGTCGGTGCCGTCGCGCCTGCCGGCCAGGCCCCCGACAGCGCGGCCGAGGTCTCCTTCGCCCACGCCTCCGCCCCGGATCCGTACGGACCGTGGACCACGCACGCCGACGCGCTGACCGTCGACCCGGCCTACTTCGGCGAGGAACACCTGTGGGCGCCGCACGTCATCGAGGCAGGCGGCACGTACTGGATGTTCTACGCCGCCGGCGGCCGGAGCGGTGCCGCGATCAACCTCGCCACCTCGGCCGACCTGTTCACCTGGACGCGGGTCCCGACAGGCCCGCTCTTCCGGGGGCGCGTGGCCCGCGACCCGATGGTGGTGAGGATCGCCGGACAATGGGTGATGTTCTACACCGAACTGTCCGGCCAGGACGGCCGGCACGTGGTGGCCTTCCGGCGCTCCGACGACCTGTTGCACTGGAGTGAACCGGGAATCGCGTTCACCGACGCGACCACCGCCGCGACGGTATCGGTCACCGAGTCGCCCTTCGTCGTCGAGCGGGACGGCTGGTACTACCTGTTCATCGGGCCCCGCAACGGCTACGACGGCACCGACGTGTTCGCGTCCCGGAACCCGTTCTCCTTCGACCTCGGCGGATACGCCGGCCACGTGCCCGGTCACGCGGTCGAGGTGGTCCACGACGGACAGGAGTGGCACGGGAGCGCCGCGGGCTGGTTCCACCAGGGGCTGTACCTCGCCCCCTTGCAGTGGCGGGACACACCACCGCCCTGGCAGAGCGTGGACAACCCCGTCGCCGGACTGGATGTCGACGGCCGGCTGACCGTCTTCGCG is drawn from Streptomyces roseifaciens and contains these coding sequences:
- a CDS encoding ALF repeat-containing protein, with the translated sequence MKLTRVSLLVVAAAIAPAVLLSTPALAAGAVQAPVTAPASATQGNTSDSDNQVAIVQLVSKYPGAAMKEGARAALKGTPEDRVRFLESGQFVARDSDNQVAIVQLVSKNPSPEFKAAAKKALNGTPEDRVRFLAEHQ
- a CDS encoding peptidoglycan DD-metalloendopeptidase family protein: MLDGLSRRALRLVLAAAVTVLPSLVTTSPAAARAQAAGFAASCPTVGFISDPYGGARDHDGIDIASNYGTPIHAVGDGEVINSGPADGYGQWIRILHPDGTVTEYGHMYRRDVAVGDRVTAGQRIALMGAEGQADGPHLHLRVRRDTSMNHGIDPVPYLAERGVTIPCTPGQRPGPPPLVYPVESGRVVSARSADGRLEIFAAGADGVHHAWQTQVNGGWSEWERLGGPGNAQLAVAPNADGRLEAFAANGDTVQHRYQLTPSGAWSDWENFGTGGTTVAAGVNADGRIEVFASGPVGVFHRYQTAPNSGWSEWEPTGGGPAGSRVKMEKAPDGRLEVFALNGNVFQHQYQTAVNGGWSPWEDFGGGGHDVTVDHNADGRLEVFASGPVGVFHRYQTSPTSWSEWEPTRGPANSRLTSDRTADGRVEVFAINGETAAHIWQKDANAPYSDWDDFGTGGTEITAATNADGRIEVFGTSQAGVHHKWQTGFSTWSQWTWVNSTSGPPVK
- a CDS encoding family 43 glycosylhydrolase, coding for MHPISRRRLLQGCAAAGALALPGAVGGAVATAAPPPPHPWLGVGPFTHVHDPSTPGGRRYLNDHTLIKAAGRWHLFGIVGAVAPAGQAPDSAAEVSFAHASAPDPYGPWTTHADALTVDPAYFGEEHLWAPHVIEAGGTYWMFYAAGGRSGAAINLATSADLFTWTRVPTGPLFRGRVARDPMVVRIAGQWVMFYTELSGQDGRHVVAFRRSDDLLHWSEPGIAFTDATTAATVSVTESPFVVERDGWYYLFIGPRNGYDGTDVFASRNPFSFDLGGYAGHVPGHAVEVVHDGQEWHGSAAGWFHQGLYLAPLQWRDTPPPWQSVDNPVAGLDVDGRLTVFALDASDGSVLRRVQLDPQADTWSPWEPFGGSAGAVPTLGRNTDGRLEVFSLAPGGAGLHHRVQRPDGGWHDWEEFGGAAGAAPAVARNADGRLEVFALGPGGTAVARRRQASPGSLTWDAWDGGFGGPAGAPPVVAANADGRLEVFALSPGGSGIYHRWQETPNGPWAQWSRFGTAAGTAPRVARDGSGRLTVAATAPSGVATFSRRQTLPSGGWDGWQPMFGWTATAPALVADADGRLDAFALSPGGARLDHRRQVAPGGSWEPADDFGEPGVRLAALPTATVDATGRMHVFAVTAEGRIRTRVQARPGSGWRPWTAFGDRTVAPVPSGSPTY